The Rhea pennata isolate bPtePen1 chromosome 7, bPtePen1.pri, whole genome shotgun sequence genome contains a region encoding:
- the C7H10orf71 gene encoding cardiac-enriched FHL2-interacting protein, giving the protein MQGNKKHTEGHSDSSSIGSLLDDTDREVSSLTARAFKSLCVAELEDSYNEPDLAISPDFTRQFSTKFHHATLNHAIKKSNVCNKLTARNNEQTIWASTFQQLPKCAQEEKKTDKISTLGTERRKLNLPAPGPRNNKHVSKVSSLIKTFDKTENQGSGSSLAAIKQPVKNSFQKCKVNHGNDMACWDDTAILSIQKELSDASRDSHHLSGKNEPQKRPNKTDQSYCGADSYYPVLIEMSRVAKSNFSRFSKKAVKNRSVKVSEPTKKGNFLHSENSAFESWNVHHKKLTEKEEFVDKITKNEGLTYLEEAPFIKGSCTREHKLPPVKTTIARKQEKDFQIEPAPPETAFSVPLPTVYVPQGPLSVPSGTEFHAALPPPPPSRIHTHQGPPPKPPVLEAPLVPPAQISPPVVSQASISPQSVSYRTISPLPLSQAPGLPTQGPPAMFTEEEALSPQLGSTCPPWRRQRITKSTAERRQTSKETSMPNSKTCLLSEKTAVAEPFLDTTPSTKQVNSPGSSSPSFNITELLTPIIPPKQEADPVESEQIPAMPPPTESMSEIEHEGSGFDDYQSRDSYKSKATSLLFNLKDVRKRVKSIYAPSPLIRALEDRHKTKENTTQESVKLNDLQSTLQEDSNKKIAEKDETSDITSVLSDIVHEKDNKADLVGSFMNNYLTLSSPQKTTDPLLYQTRDNLQQDDSKHEDLVKNTRSNENFPLFRHQSKELDLRKSLYHPTLKLYSRDNADTIAGQPVQNPSFEGEVNERQTDNQNENFAFRTLPNQLSPAEDVRSENQTSMLVTGSEIKGKRSTSSSEQSFVSTVEQPFQEEPFPSVPPIHTACLQESQRNKSEMSADSKKSHKEREKAVGEDALQYYACIGSDTSSAERNESKVTGNEQRGLMKEKMRREKKEEANSMDSASDSVKDTSTSRSEEPQTPPSSNSSKPSMFLIKDNTFKSPQVIRAVKLPLFRSFSLDDTVSSSYKEMESRFVSTAENKQCQDTLHIPELDWLSSRPRVQQNVREGAASRKTDACEPESTSATLDPGLLEDVESFPLGKLMEEDRETCALLSKAGKKNKESICRSEEKPKIGRERHKLTQPDLSLDNDRALSNPSHSTEGKINYFKNHPLSNRRGGSCAKKIITRETSSPMVGSMSVDYTYSPVSHEALEDTLPIEGTPVLLDNLACSAVTSPRSGSTMHSLLTSPPSEKPTISSLREAEDVVNPALLNMAVKSQANIYAEEILDSVQGKLQSDSARTIERVELKGLGERAAGKPPAVPPKTEKALRRAKKLASKRKKIEEQQKKHLTEHTAALERKPSQQMLTYPSPMRDSLLHPALHSTFIPTETGMRRLSGASAVSPSPSSTQRKLLQDPDSGQYYVVDLPAEVNLKTFYDPETGKYIQVSIPSSEGNLYQTPSSENINSPYTSYPRVLPLPASSVAALKSPSQLSEPTWLMQAVPAESEELPENHQQNYRYVEPVDTQSCIDPASYSHSQHAEEAQVHLRKKLSPTPNTDAVALTDLDDFAAEGVS; this is encoded by the coding sequence ATGCAGGGAAATAAGAAACATACAGAAGGACACAGTGACTCTTCAAGTATTGGGAGTCTCCTGGATGACACAGACAGAGAGGTGAGCAGCCTCACAGCTCGGGCTTTCAAAAGTCTGTGTGTGGCAGAACTTGAAGACTCTTACAATGAACCAGATCTTGCCATTTCACCTGACTTCACTCGCCAGTTTTCTACTAAATTTCACCATGCGACATTAAACCATGCCATCAAGAAGAGCAATGTCTGCAACAAGCTAACAGCAAGAAACAATGAACAAACAATATGGGCTTCAACATTCCAGCAGTTACCAAAGTGTGctcaggaggagaaaaagactgATAAAATTAGCACCCTTggcacagaaaggagaaagctgaaTTTGCCAGCCCCTGGGCCAAGGAACAATAAACATGTTTCAAAAGTGTCCTCTCTGATTAAGACATTTGATAAGACTGAAAACCAAGGATCAGGAAGTTCTCTGGCAGCCATTAAGCAGCCagttaaaaatagctttcaaaaatgtaaagtaaATCATGGAAATGATATGGCTTGCTGGGATGACACAGCCATATTAAGCATCCAGAAGGAACTTTCTGATGCTTCTCGAGATAGCCACCATCTCAGTGGCAAAAATGAGCCACAGAAAAGGCCTAATAAAACAGATCAGAGCTATTGTGGTGCTGATAGTTATTATCCTGTACTGATTGAGATGTCGAGAGTAGCCAAGTCAAATTTCTCCCGTTTTTCTAAAAAGGCTGTCAAAAACAGAAGTGTGAAAGTTAGTGAGCCaacaaaaaaaggtaattttcttcacagtgagaACAGTGCTTTTGAATCATGGAATGTCCATCATAAAAAGCTGACTGAAAAAGAGGAATTTGttgataaaataacaaaaaatgaagGTCTTACGTACCTTGAAGAAGCACCATTTATTAAAGGGTCCTGCACACGTGAACATAAATTACCACCTGTCAAGACCACTATTGcaagaaagcaggagaaagatTTTCAGATTGAGCCAGCTCCACCAGAAACAGCTTTCAGTGTCCCCCTCCCAACTGTGTATGTACCTCAGGGCCCTCTCTCAGTCCCGTCAGGAACTGAATTTCatgctgctcttcctcctccacccccctCTAGGATCCACACACATCAGGGCCCTCCTCCAAAACCCCCTGTCCTTGAAGCCCCTCTTGTGCCTCCAGCCCAGATTTCCCCACCTGTTGTGTCCCAGGCCTCCATCTCACCCCAGTCTGTTTCATACAGGACCATTTCTCCCTTGCCCCTATCCCAGGCACCTGGCCTGCCCACCCAGGGACCCCCAGCCATGTTCACCGAGGAGGAGGCCCTCAGTCCCCAGCTAGGTAGTACCTGTCCGCCATGGAGGAGACAGAGGATTacaaaaagcacagcagagaggAGACAAACTTCAAAGGAGACATCCATGCCCAACAGCAAGACATGCTTGCTGTCTGAAAAGACTGCTGTGGCTGAACCTTTCCTGGACACAACTCCTTCGACTAAACAGGTAAACTCCCCAGGATCGAGCAGTCCCTCTTTCAACATCACGGAACTCTTAACACCCATCATACCACCAAAACAAGAGGCGGACCCAGTGGAAAGTGAGCAGATCCCGGCGATGCCTCCTCCCACTGAGAGTATGTCAGAGATAGAACATGAGGGGAGTGGGTTTGATGATTACCAGTCTCGGGATAGTTACAAATCTAAAGCAACAAGTTTATTATTCAACTTGAAGGATGTTCGTAAACGTGTTAAAAGCATTTATGCCCCTTCTCCTCTGATAAGAGCCTTAGAGGATAGACATAAGACTAAGGAAAATACTACACAGGAGAGTGTAAAACTGAATGACTTGCAGTCGACTTTGCAAGAAGACAGTAACAAAAAGATTGCAGAAAAGGATGAAACAAGTGACATAACTTCTGTATTATCTGACATTGTTCATGAAAAGGACAATAAAGCTGATTTAGTTGGATCCTTCATGAATAATTATCTGACTTTGAGTTCACCCCAGAAAACAACAGATCCTTTGTTGTATCAAACCAGAGACAATTTGCAGCAAGATGATTCAAAACATGAAGATCTTGTTAAAAACACTAGAAGTAATGAAAACTTCCCCTTGTTCAGACATCAATCAAAAGAACTTGATTTAAGAAAAAGTCTGTACCATCCAACACTGAAACTATACAGCAGAGACAATGCAGATACAATAGCTGGGCAGCCAGTGCAAAATCCCAGTTTTGAAGGTGAGGTAAATGAGAGACAGACTGATAACCAGAATGAAAATTTTGCCTTCAGAACACTCCCAAACCAACTTTCACCAGCAGAGGATGTACGGAGTGAGAACCAAACCAGTATGCTAGTAACTGGCAgtgaaataaaaggcaaaagaagCACTAGTTCTTCTGAGCAGTCTTTTGTGTCCACAGTAGAGCAACCCTTTCAGGAGGAACCATTTCCATCGGTGCCACCAATCCATACAGCATGCCTTCAAGAGAGCCAGAGGAATAAGAGTGAAATGAGTGCAGACAGTAAGAAGAGCcacaaggagagagagaaagcagttGGGGAAGATGCATTGCAATATTATGCTTGTATCGGTTCTGATACTAGTTCAGCAGAGAGGAATGAGAGTAAGGTTACTGGGAATGAACAGAGGGGCctgatgaaagagaaaatgagaagagagaaaaaggaagaggccAACAGCATGGATTCTGCTTCAGACAGTGTAAAGGACACATCCACCTCCAGGTCCGAGGAGCCACAAACACCACCATCTTCTAACTCATCCAAACCCAGTATGTTTTTGATTAAAGATAACACATTCAAGTCACCTCAGGTAATAAGGGCTGTCAAGCTGCCCCTGTTCAGGTCCTTTTCCTTAGACGATACAGTGAGCAGCAGTTATAAGGAAATGGAAAGTAGATTTGTGTCCACAGCAGAGAACAAGCAGTGCCAAGACACGTTGCACATCCCAGAGCTAGACTGGTTGTCATCAAGACCCAGAGTGCAACAGAACGTGAGGGAAGGAGCAGCTAGCAGAAAGACAGATGCCTGTGAGCCTGAATCTACTTCAGCAACACTGGACCCCGGTCTTCTGGAAGATGTAGAAAGCTTTCCATTAGGGAAGCTCATGGAAGAAGATCGAGAGACTTGTGCTTTGTTGAGTAAAGCTGGGAAAAAGAACAAGGAGAGTATTTGCAGAAGTGAAGAGAAACCCAAGATTGGGAGGGAAAGACACAAGTTAACACAGCCAGATTTAAGTCTGGATAATGATCGAGCACTAAGCAACCCCAGCCATTCTACAGAAGGAAAgattaattactttaaaaatcatcCTTTATCTAATCGCAGAGGTGGCTCCTGCGcgaaaaaaataattactaggGAGACAAGTTCCCCTATGGTAGGCTCCATGTCAGTGGACTACACATATTCTCCTGTATCCCATGAAGCTTTAGAGGACACCCTACCTATAGAAGGTACACCAGTTTTGCTAGACAATCTCGCATGTTCTGCTGTAACAAGCCCCAGATCAGGCAGCACAATGCACTCTCTTCTTACCAGCCCGCCATCAGAGAAACCAACAATTTCTAGCCTCAGAGAGGCAGAGGATGTTGTAAACCCTGCCTTGCTAAACATGGCAGTAAAGAGCCAAGCTAATATATATGCTGAAGAGATACTTGATTCAGTGCAGGGGAAGCTGCAGTCCGATTCTGCAAGGACGATAGAGAGAGTGGAGCTCAAGGGCCTtggggagagagcagcaggcaaGCCTCCTGCTGTGCCACCGAAAACAGAAAAGGCTCTGCGGCGGGCCAAAAAGCTggcaagcaaaagaaagaaaatagaggagcagcagaaaaaacatcTAACAGAGCATACAGCGGCTCTCGAGAGAAAACCATCTCAGCAGATGCTAACATATCCCTCACCCATGAGAGATTCTCTTCTCCATCCTGCCCTTCACTCAACTTTCATTCCTACAGAAACTGGTATGAGAAGACTCAGTGGTGCATCAGCAGTAAGCCCCTCACCCTCTTCAACCCAGCGTAAACTTCTCCAAGACCCTGACTCTGGCCAGTACTATGTAGTTGATTTACCAGCTGAAGTtaatttaaagacattttatgaTCCAGAAACTGGCAAATATATCCAAGTCTCAATCCCTTCCTCAGAAGGGAACTTATACCAAACCCCctcttcagaaaatataaattctcCATATACCTCCTACCCAAGAGTGCTGCCTTTACCAGCTTCATCTGTAGCAGCACTGAAGTCACCATCTCAGCTCTCTGAACCTACATGGTTAATGCAAGCTGTACCAGCAGAGTCAGAAGAACTACCTGAAAATCACCAACAGAACTACAGATATGTTGAGCCTGTGGATACTCAGTCCTGTATTGATCCAGCCTCTTACTCCCACAGTCAACATGCTGAAGAAGCTCAGGTTCacttaagaaagaaattgaGTCCGACCCCAAATACAGATGCAGTAGCCCTCACTGATTTAGATGACTTTGCAGCTGAAGGGGTATCTTGA